A region from the Aegilops tauschii subsp. strangulata cultivar AL8/78 chromosome 5, Aet v6.0, whole genome shotgun sequence genome encodes:
- the LOC141022799 gene encoding uncharacterized protein has translation MLELFGIDSSSPPSDGTAPSDMVMAISRPALDGTVSPQAFQLLASIQRQEVMLLVDSGSSTSFINQELAQQLSGVVPLQQPCRVHVADGGELTCSAVLPACKWASQGQEFITDMKILPLGAYDAILGMDWLELHSPMTVDWKKKVIQIPTPLGPARLFGHEANTTNCHLISSLQLQNMCRQGSLLHMVLLYPISEDCPTTPTTPPDLQCVLDEFKDVFGEPTGLPPRRVCDHKIPLMPGAQPVNIRPYRHKPELKSEIEWQVEELLNSGVIQRNHSSFSSPVILVKKKDGTWRLCIDYRHLNAMTCVSKFPVPILEELLDELHGAAWFSKLDLRAGYQRIHLVEGKEYKTAFQTHTGHYEFKVLSFGLAGGGGRPPSWGP, from the coding sequence ATGCTCGAGCTCTTCGGCATCGACTCTTCATCCCCACCGAGCGATGGCACGGCGCCGAGCGACATGGTGATGGCCATATCCCGGCCGGCTCTCGACGGCACCGTTTCACCACAGGCTTTCCAGCTGCTGGCATCCATTCAAAGGCAAGAGGTCATGTTGCTGGTGGATAGCGGGAGCTCCACCTCGTTCATCAACCAAGAGCTGGCCCAGCAACTGTCGGGGGTCGTGCCTCTGCAGCAACCCTGCCGCGTCCATgtggcggacggcggcgaacTCACCTGTTCAGCAGTACTGCCGGCCTGCAAATGGGCATCTCAAGGGCAAGAATTCATCACAGACATGAAGATCCTCCCGCTGGGTGCTTATGATGCAATTCTCGGCATGGATTGGCTAGAGCTGCATAGCCCGATGACTGTTGATTGGAAGAAAAAGGTCATCCAAATTCCAACTCCGCTAGGTCCGGCTCGCCTGTTCGGCCACGAGGCCAACACTACTAATTGTCATCTGATCAGCAGCCTCCAGCTCCAGAACATGTGTCGTCAAGGTTCTCTGCTGCATATGGTTCTGCTGTACCCAATATCGGAGGACTGCCCCACCACCCCCACCACTCCACCAGACTTGCAGTGCGTATTGGACGAGTTCAAGGATGTGTTTGGTGAACCTACGGGGCTGCCACCGCGTCGTGTCTGCGACCATAAGATTCCTCTCATGCCAGGCGCTCAACCGGTGAACATACGACCGTACAGGCACAAACCAGAACTCAAGTCGGAGATAGAGTGGCAGGTCGAGGAGCTGTTGAATTCTGGAGTGATACAGCGCAACCACAGCAGTTTCTCCTCCCCTGTCATTTTGGTCAAAAAGAAGGACGGAACCTGGCGTCTCTGCATCGATTATAGGCATCTCAACGCCATGACTTGTGTTAGCAAATTCCCAGTGCCTATCCTCGAAGAGTTGTTGGATGAGCTGCATGGGGCAGCCTGGTTCTCCAAGCTCGATCTCCGGGCTGGTTATCAGCGGATTCATCTTGTAGAAGGTAAAGAGTACAAGACAGCCTTCCAGACGCACACAGGGCACTATGAGTTCAAGGTTTTGTCCTTCGGACTCgcggggggtggggggcgcccacCTTCTTGGGGGCCATGA